The following are encoded together in the Gammaproteobacteria bacterium genome:
- a CDS encoding aldo/keto reductase has translation MMQQQRLAGSDLIVSPLCLGSNQFGTALDDAAAAAILDAFISAGGNFIDTARSYGDWIPDAPRGASERTLGRLLACRDRTSLVIATKGCEFDYRAGNFAPRVTPAHLRADLAASLDALQCNHVDLYWLHRDDSSRPVEPLIDALIEEQQAGRIRYFGCSNWSPTRIAEGLAYALRIGHAGFLACQPLWGLAEPNREAMQRYCPGGYYEDGYQSLHAAGLTMIPYSGQSRGVFSKLAQGGESSLGQELLDLYLNDVNRRRLKLVQQLAQTHNASINQVVLAYLLCQKAQTIPIIGASHPEQIIDSVGACTLRLSTDELSAMQAG, from the coding sequence ATGATGCAACAGCAGCGGCTTGCGGGTTCCGATCTGATTGTGAGCCCCTTGTGCCTGGGCTCCAATCAGTTTGGCACCGCCCTGGATGATGCCGCAGCAGCGGCAATTCTGGACGCATTCATCTCCGCTGGTGGCAACTTCATCGACACCGCACGCTCCTACGGTGACTGGATTCCCGATGCGCCGCGCGGAGCGAGTGAACGCACGCTCGGTCGTCTGTTGGCCTGTCGTGACCGCACGAGCCTGGTCATCGCAACCAAAGGATGTGAGTTCGATTATCGCGCCGGCAATTTTGCGCCGCGGGTAACGCCGGCGCATTTGCGCGCAGACCTCGCCGCCAGCCTCGATGCCCTGCAATGCAATCATGTCGATCTGTACTGGTTGCACCGCGATGACTCGTCGCGGCCAGTAGAGCCTCTGATCGATGCCCTGATCGAGGAGCAACAGGCGGGGCGGATCAGGTATTTCGGCTGCTCGAACTGGTCGCCGACGCGCATCGCCGAAGGCCTGGCTTACGCGCTGCGCATCGGCCATGCAGGTTTTCTGGCCTGTCAGCCGCTCTGGGGCCTGGCGGAGCCAAACCGGGAAGCCATGCAGCGCTACTGCCCCGGCGGCTACTACGAAGATGGCTATCAGTCGCTCCATGCGGCCGGGTTGACGATGATTCCCTATTCAGGTCAAAGCCGCGGGGTCTTCAGCAAGCTCGCACAAGGTGGCGAGAGCAGCCTGGGTCAGGAACTGCTCGATTTGTACCTGAATGACGTGAATCGACGGCGCCTGAAGCTGGTGCAGCAGCTGGCACAAACACACAACGCCTCGATCAATCAGGTGGTGCTGGCGTATTTGCTGTGCCAGAAGGCGCAGACGATTCCAATCATTGGCGCCAGTCACCCCGAGCAGATCATCGACAGTGTAGGCGCCTGTACTCTGCGGCTGAGCACCGATGAACTGTCCGCAATGCAGGCAGGTTGA
- a CDS encoding LysR family transcriptional regulator: MGGAEFTQLRAFVAVAERCSFRKAANHLGLAPSTMSQTVRALEDRLDVRLLNRTTRSVRLTHAGELLLARVQPLLQDLAQSLHQVSNMDTGRLRLVASRAAARLALVPALSEFCHQHRNIELELTVDDTITDIVARGFDAGVRIGSLLEKDMVALPLTPDLPLSIVASPDYLRRYGEPLTTDDLRDHNCLRVVHPTTGQLFPWHLQDGPRRFDFIPSGNFSINDDVVLLQSLLHGGGIGCMLLADVQPYLDNGMLLPLLQDEVSSLPGFNVYYVRNRHMPAALRQLLDYLKEQRKW, translated from the coding sequence ATGGGCGGAGCGGAGTTTACGCAGCTGCGGGCATTCGTCGCAGTGGCAGAGCGTTGCAGTTTTCGTAAAGCGGCCAATCATCTGGGCCTGGCTCCTTCGACTATGAGCCAGACGGTTCGGGCGCTGGAGGACAGGCTGGATGTACGCCTGCTCAATCGCACCACGCGCAGTGTCAGGCTGACTCATGCGGGCGAGTTGCTGCTAGCCCGTGTTCAGCCGCTGCTGCAGGATCTCGCACAGTCGCTGCATCAGGTCAGCAATATGGATACCGGCCGTCTGCGCCTGGTGGCCTCGCGCGCAGCGGCGCGGCTGGCACTGGTGCCAGCGCTCAGCGAATTCTGTCATCAGCACCGCAACATCGAGTTGGAACTGACGGTAGACGATACGATCACCGATATCGTGGCGCGTGGATTCGATGCGGGCGTGCGTATCGGAAGCCTGCTGGAAAAGGATATGGTGGCGCTCCCGCTGACGCCGGACCTGCCGCTCAGCATTGTGGCCTCACCCGATTACCTGCGGCGATATGGCGAGCCGCTGACCACCGATGATCTGCGCGACCACAACTGCCTGCGCGTGGTCCATCCCACCACCGGTCAGTTGTTCCCGTGGCACCTTCAGGACGGCCCGCGGCGATTCGATTTCATACCCTCGGGTAATTTCTCCATCAACGACGATGTCGTGCTGCTGCAAAGTCTGCTCCATGGCGGCGGGATCGGCTGCATGCTGCTGGCTGACGTACAGCCGTATCTCGACAACGGCATGCTGCTGCCGTTATTGCAGGACGAAGTGAGCTCCCTGCCGGGTTTCAATGTCTACTATGTGCGCAACCGGCACATGCCGGCTGCCTTGCGCCAGCTGCTGGATTATCTGAAGGAGCAGCGCAAATGGTGA